A single genomic interval of Celeribacter indicus harbors:
- a CDS encoding glycine zipper 2TM domain-containing protein: MRKSILVLAALSASVLAGCMQTDGERALAGAAAGAVVADATDNNALTGAALGALAGTYCDDAGVCR, from the coding sequence ATGCGTAAATCCATCCTCGTCCTTGCCGCCCTGTCCGCGTCCGTCCTCGCCGGCTGCATGCAAACCGACGGTGAGCGTGCCCTCGCGGGCGCCGCTGCCGGCGCGGTGGTTGCGGACGCGACCGACAACAACGCGCTCACCGGCGCGGCCCTCGGCGCGCTTGCGGGCACCTATTGCGACGACGCAGGCGTCTGCCGCTGA
- a CDS encoding RidA family protein yields the protein MAPTFHRIAAGPRPVAPFSHAVEEEGWVFLTGQMPTDPEAPDAALPEGIEAQTRRVMDNLLLILGELGLGAEHILQCRCFLTAFERDYALFNETYKSYFAPDRLPARTTVGVTALAVGALVEIDLIARRPQEGDS from the coding sequence ATGGCCCCGACATTCCACAGGATCGCCGCCGGCCCGCGCCCCGTCGCGCCGTTTTCCCATGCGGTCGAGGAGGAGGGCTGGGTCTTCCTCACCGGGCAGATGCCGACCGATCCCGAGGCGCCCGACGCGGCCCTGCCCGAGGGGATCGAGGCACAGACGCGGCGGGTGATGGACAATCTCCTGCTGATCCTCGGGGAGCTGGGGCTGGGGGCGGAGCATATCCTCCAGTGCCGCTGTTTCCTCACGGCGTTCGAACGTGACTACGCCCTGTTCAACGAGACCTACAAAAGCTACTTCGCCCCGGACAGGCTTCCGGCACGCACCACGGTGGGCGTGACCGCGCTGGCCGTCGGCGCGCTGGTGGAAATCGACCTGATCGCGCGCCGGCCGCAAGAAGGAGACAGTTGA
- a CDS encoding DUF6497 family protein encodes MTIRLSALALLLPGLGVSASAGLSPALAEDLAVPSGQPVRFLERLTDRPATGPTARFRFVAPDLAAMLDRLGYAQVEADLSYLCESYALPRLGEPRPSLVVISLSAEPTEFADPAPEVAQVFEAYRPVETGCEWEAF; translated from the coding sequence ATGACGATCCGCCTGAGCGCGCTCGCGCTCCTGCTTCCGGGCCTTGGCGTCAGCGCCTCCGCCGGGCTTTCGCCCGCCCTGGCCGAGGATCTCGCCGTGCCCTCCGGGCAGCCGGTGCGCTTTCTCGAACGCCTGACCGACCGGCCCGCGACCGGGCCCACCGCGCGTTTCCGCTTTGTCGCGCCCGATCTCGCCGCGATGTTGGACCGTCTCGGCTATGCGCAGGTCGAGGCGGATCTGTCCTACCTGTGCGAGAGCTACGCGCTGCCCCGCCTCGGGGAGCCGCGCCCGTCGCTCGTCGTGATCTCGCTTTCGGCCGAACCGACCGAGTTCGCAGACCCCGCCCCCGAGGTCGCGCAGGTCTTCGAGGCCTACCGCCCGGTGGAAACCGGCTGTGAGTGGGAGGCGTTCTGA
- a CDS encoding acyl-CoA carboxylase subunit beta, producing the protein MKDIIRELHDRRDDARLGGGQARIDSQHAKGKLTARERVELLLDEGSFEEFDMFKTHRCADFGMEGTKYYGDGVITGWGTINGRMVYVFSQDFTVFGGSLSEAHAEKICKIMDMAVQNGAPVIGLNDSGGARIQEGVASLAGYAEVFQRNIEASGVIPQISVIMGPCAGGAVYSPAMTDFIFMVKDTSYMFVTGPDVVKTVTNEVVTAEELGGASTHTRKSSVADGAFDNDIEALSEVRRLVDFLPLNNREKPPVRPFFDDPDRIEASLDTIIPDNANTPYDMKEVITKIGDEGDFYEIQEDFAKNIITGFIRVEGRTVGVVANQPMVLAGCLDIDSSRKAARFVRFCDCFEIPILTLVDVPGFLPGTGQEYGGVIKHGAKLLFAYGEATVPKVTVITRKAYGGAYDVMASKHLRGDFNYAWPSAEIAVMGAKGATEILYRSELGDPAKIAARTKDYEDRFANPFVAAERGFIDEVIQPRSTRKRVARAFASLRNKKLTTPWKKHDNIPL; encoded by the coding sequence GTGAAAGACATCATCAGGGAACTTCACGATCGCCGCGACGACGCCCGGCTCGGCGGCGGGCAGGCGCGGATCGACAGCCAGCACGCCAAGGGCAAGCTGACCGCCCGCGAGCGGGTCGAACTCCTGCTCGACGAGGGCAGTTTCGAGGAATTCGACATGTTCAAGACGCACCGTTGCGCGGATTTCGGCATGGAGGGCACGAAATACTACGGCGACGGCGTGATCACCGGCTGGGGTACGATCAACGGCCGGATGGTGTATGTCTTCTCGCAGGATTTCACCGTCTTCGGCGGCTCCCTGTCGGAGGCGCATGCCGAGAAGATCTGCAAGATCATGGATATGGCGGTGCAGAACGGCGCGCCGGTGATCGGGCTGAACGACTCGGGCGGCGCCCGCATCCAGGAAGGGGTCGCCTCGCTCGCGGGCTATGCCGAGGTGTTCCAGCGCAATATCGAGGCCTCGGGCGTGATCCCGCAGATTTCCGTCATCATGGGCCCCTGCGCGGGCGGGGCGGTCTATTCGCCGGCGATGACCGACTTCATCTTCATGGTGAAGGACACGTCCTACATGTTCGTGACCGGCCCCGACGTGGTGAAGACGGTGACGAACGAGGTGGTGACGGCCGAGGAACTCGGCGGCGCCTCCACCCATACGAGGAAGTCCTCGGTCGCCGACGGCGCGTTCGACAATGACATCGAGGCGCTGTCCGAAGTGCGCCGGCTGGTCGATTTCCTGCCGCTCAACAACCGCGAGAAGCCGCCGGTGCGCCCGTTCTTCGACGATCCCGACCGGATCGAGGCCTCTCTCGACACGATCATCCCGGACAATGCGAATACGCCCTACGACATGAAGGAAGTGATCACGAAGATCGGGGATGAGGGCGATTTCTACGAGATCCAGGAGGATTTCGCGAAGAACATCATCACCGGATTCATCCGGGTCGAGGGCCGGACCGTCGGCGTCGTGGCGAACCAGCCGATGGTGCTGGCGGGCTGCCTCGACATCGATTCGAGCCGCAAGGCCGCGCGGTTCGTGCGCTTCTGCGACTGTTTCGAGATCCCGATCCTGACGCTCGTCGACGTGCCGGGCTTCCTGCCGGGGACGGGCCAGGAATACGGCGGCGTCATCAAGCACGGGGCGAAGCTGCTGTTCGCCTATGGCGAGGCGACGGTGCCGAAGGTGACGGTCATCACCCGCAAGGCCTATGGCGGCGCCTATGACGTCATGGCCTCCAAGCACCTGCGCGGCGATTTCAACTATGCCTGGCCCTCCGCAGAGATCGCGGTGATGGGCGCGAAGGGGGCGACGGAAATCCTCTACCGCTCCGAACTGGGCGATCCGGCGAAGATCGCCGCGCGCACGAAGGACTACGAGGACCGCTTCGCCAATCCCTTCGTCGCCGCCGAACGCGGCTTCATCGACGAGGTGATCCAGCCGCGCTCCACGCGCAAGCGGGTGGCACGGGCTTTTGCGAGCCTGCGCAACAAGAAGCTCACGACCCCGTGGAAGAAACACGACAACATCCCGCTCTGA